From one Papio anubis isolate 15944 chromosome 12, Panubis1.0, whole genome shotgun sequence genomic stretch:
- the LOC116269732 gene encoding folate receptor beta translates to MEPACKRHFIQDTCLYECSPNLGPWIRQVNQSWRKERFLDVPLCKEDCQRWWEDCHTSHTCKSNWHRGWDWTSGVNKCPAGALCLTFESYFPTPVALCEGLWSHSYKVSNYSRGSGRCIQMWFDSAQGNPNEEVARFYAAVMHVNAGEMLHGIGGLLLSLALMLQLWLLG, encoded by the exons ATCCAGGACACCTGTCTCTATGAGTGCTCACCCAATCTGGGGCCCTGGATCCGGCAG GTGAATCAGAGCTGGCGCAAAGAACGCTTCCTGGATGTGCCCTTATGCAAAGAGGACTGTCAGCGCTGGTGGGAGGATTGTCACACCTCCCACACCTGCAAGAGTAACTGGCACAGAGGATGGGACTGGACCTCAG GAGTTAACAAGTGCCCAGCTGGGGCCCTCTGCCTCACCTTTGAGTCCTACTTCCCCACTCCAGTCGCCCTTTGTGAGGGCCTCTGGAGTCACTCATACAAGGTCAGCAACTACAGCCGAGGGAGCGGCCGCTGCATCCAGATGTGGTTTGACTCAGCCCAGGGCAACCCCAATGAGGAAGTGGCGAGGTTCTATGCTGCAGTCATGCATGTAAATGCTGGCGAGATGCTTCATGGGATTGGGGGTCTCCTGCTCAGCCTGGCCCTGATGCTGCAACTCTGGCTCCTTGGCTGA